A section of the Branchiostoma lanceolatum isolate klBraLanc5 chromosome 19, klBraLanc5.hap2, whole genome shotgun sequence genome encodes:
- the LOC136425394 gene encoding E3 ubiquitin-protein ligase DCST1-like isoform X2, translating to MAGKKVNTSKDKKKQDKKKKRGGSCICRFFTSDPEEYGFLKFLFGLVFGAFLGLLFYVGMVEIMTFPDEEMRYQFGGSVALLMSLGYALSVQVRCTLILVIPLFFGKHGRRIINAYAITFLLTGPMANMLANAKESSRSISCSSELAFEQSQTVMKFMAAPLMDTMKDLEKQAKDLDKYSSKVKEEFKPVETEVEEEEKGMTAGKNQNTETKYKDKTSSRCKELMSSAQKKCKEALRKVPNCWSILGLPVCFDFEALGTCAAVAGTMCSSDKAVDKGFGKNYESTERSNKELDKHFDAKMEYQIISRPKDLNLKTAEDVGLAIDQEFRSRMAVFRLISSAINKIFAFLFVLTILAAHTYQRKFCTKFDFDNLYITGYFRRIDARRRKAGKRTLLPLKKAEENEIIYPSRMKLMSHEKQKLTKGLIMVFGQIVFALVVFFLDYLLFESLDIIRRHSEVTTIMKGHHQLSVKVLGKGALARIMDNLFRSLKNQEHTLHHVSTNKRCLPHPTELDPWYLWLVLGIYIAQIGLYYMEAYALRLRRVIASFFYRRRAKKRTLYLYNEFMRKRVGFLTHMRKKIRRLVREKKLSIETALPTILRYKFPLLFGWLKWFGLGKKQCLICDDKENKLTHHCPGCRYVYCRQCWRDLKKACYYCNPADTSEDTQTSDKSSSSEED from the exons ATGGCCGGGAAGAAAGTCAACACGTCCAAAGACAAGAAGAAGCaagacaagaaaaagaagagagGCGGCTCCTGTATCTGCAGATTCTTCACGAGCGATCCCGAGGAGTATGGATTTCTGAAGTTCTTATTTGGGTTGGTGTTTGGTGCCTTCCTCGGCCTGC tgttttacgTGGGTATGGTGGAGATAATGACGTTTCCCGATGAAGAGATGCGGTACCAGTTCGGTGGGAGCGTGGCTCTGCTGATGTCACTAGGGTACGCTTTGTCTGTGCAG GTGCGGTGTACCCTGATCCTGGTCATCCCCCTGTTCTTCGGGAAACACGGCCGGAGGATCATCAACGCGTACGCCATCACCTTCCTACTGACAG GTCCGATGGCCAACATGCTGGCAAACGCTAAGGAATCCTCCCGGTCGATCAGCTGTTCGTCCGAACTCGCCTTCGAGCAGTCCCAGACAGTCATGAAGTTCATGGCGGCTCCGCTGATGGACACCATGAAAGACCTGGAG AAGCAGGCGAAGGACCTGGACAAATACTCTTCGAAGGTGAAGGAAGAGTTCAAGCCAGTGGAGACGGAGGTAGAGGAAGAGGAGAAGGGGATGACGGCAGGGAAGAACCAAAACACCGAGACAAAATACAAGGACAAAACCAGTTCGCGCTGCAAAG AACTCATGTCATCGGCCCAGAAGAAATGTAAGGAAGCCTTGCGGAAGGTGCCTAACTGCTGGAGCATTCTCGGCTTGCCCGTGTGCTTCGATTTTGAGGCGCTAGGCACGTGCGCAGCAGTAGCTG GCACTATGTGCTCATCAGACAAAGCTGTTGACAAGGGTTTTGGGAAGAATTACGAGAGTACTGAACGCTCCAACAAAGAACTGGACAAGCACTTCGACGCCAAGATGGAGTACCAG ATCATCTCTCGGCCGAAAGATCTGAACTTGAAGACGGCTGAAGACGTCGGACTGGCTATAGATCAGGAGTTCCGTTCGAGGATGGCCGTCTTTCGTCTCATCTCATCCGCCATCAACAAGATCTTCGCCTTTCTTTTCGTCTTGACGATTCTCGC GGCACACACCTATCAGCGGAAGTTCTGCACGAAGTTTGACTTCGACAACTTATACATCACGGGGTACTTCCGACGGATAGACGCCCGCAGGAGAAAGGCT GGAAAGAGGACGCTGCTGCCCCTGAAGAAAGCGGAGGAGAATGAGATCATCTACCCCTCCAGGATGAAGCTGATGAGTCATGAAAAGCAGAAACtg ACAAAGGGCCTCATTATGGTTTTCGGACAGATCGTGTTCGCTTTGGTGGTTTTCTTCCTGGACTATCTTTTGTTCGAAAGTCTTGACATCATTCGTCGCCACAGCGAGGTCACCACTATCATGAAGG GACATCACCAACTGAGTGTAAAGGTTCTTGGTAAAGGAGCCCTGGCGAGGATCATGGATAACTTGTTCAGATCCTTGAAGAACCAGGAGCACACGCTTCACCACGTCAGCACCAACAAAC GCTGTCTGCCCCACCCGACTGAGCTGGACCCGTGGTACCTGTGGCTCGTACTCGGGATCTACATCGCGCAGATCGGGCTGTATTACATGGAGGCGTACGCACTGCGCCTGCGCAGGGTCATTGCCAGTTTCTTCTACAGAAGG AGAGCCAAGAAAAGAACGCTGTACCTCTACAACGAGTTTATGAGAAAGCGGGTAGGTTTTCTCACGCACATGCGCAAGAAGATCCGCCGCTTGGTGAGAGAGAAGAAACTGTCG ATAGAGACGGCTCTACCGACGATTCTGCGGTACAAGTTCCCGCTGTTGTTCGGTTGGCTGAAATGGTTCGGACTCGGGAAGAAACAATGTCTCATCTGTGACGACAAGGAGAACAAGTTGACACACCACTGTCCCGGATGTAGGTACGTGTACTGCAGGCAGTGCTGGCGGGATTTGAAG AAAGCGTGTTACTACTGCAATCCGGCCGACACTTCagaagacacacagacaagtgACAAGTCGTCGAGCAGTGAGGAAGACTGA
- the LOC136425395 gene encoding uncharacterized protein, translating into MAKMIILLLAVFVSAAMANRRTCFCEIRTSTERSDPVFLDVDDPRYSHWLHFSCSTAKARCPDDCRNSAANALGGSVNPLNHDAGVSACNELKRQVTPDNPAHLYAHYKTSSCAHEGYQYLGELCCWKIDFGPAYPVQYLHNPSCSADQHPLGG; encoded by the exons ATGGCAAAGATGATCATTCTCCTGTTGGCGGTTTTCGTCAGTGCAGCTATGGCGAACAGACGAAC CTGTTTCTGTGAGATCCGGACGAGTACTGAAAGAAGCGACCCCGTCTTCCTTGACGTGGACGACCCCCGCTACAGTCACTGGCTTCACTTCAGCTGCTCAACGGCCAAAGCCAGATGCCCGGATGACTGCAG GAACTCTGCCGCTAACGCTCTGGGCGGATCCGTCAACCCCCTGAACCACGATGCGGGAGTATCGGCTTGTAACGAGCTCA AGCGCCAGGTGACCCCGGATAACCCCGCCCACCTGTACGCCCACTACAAGACCAGCAGCTGCGCACACGAGGGTTACCAGTACCTGGGCGAGCTGTGCTGCTGGAAGATCGACTTCGGGCCCGCCTACCCCGTACAGTACCTGCACAACCCCAGCTGCTCGGCTGACCAGCATCCTCTCGGCGGTTGA
- the LOC136425394 gene encoding E3 ubiquitin-protein ligase DCST1-like isoform X1, producing MRKTNSTEEGPFQRRKMAGKKVNTSKDKKKQDKKKKRGGSCICRFFTSDPEEYGFLKFLFGLVFGAFLGLLFYVGMVEIMTFPDEEMRYQFGGSVALLMSLGYALSVQVRCTLILVIPLFFGKHGRRIINAYAITFLLTGPMANMLANAKESSRSISCSSELAFEQSQTVMKFMAAPLMDTMKDLEKQAKDLDKYSSKVKEEFKPVETEVEEEEKGMTAGKNQNTETKYKDKTSSRCKELMSSAQKKCKEALRKVPNCWSILGLPVCFDFEALGTCAAVAGTMCSSDKAVDKGFGKNYESTERSNKELDKHFDAKMEYQIISRPKDLNLKTAEDVGLAIDQEFRSRMAVFRLISSAINKIFAFLFVLTILAAHTYQRKFCTKFDFDNLYITGYFRRIDARRRKAGKRTLLPLKKAEENEIIYPSRMKLMSHEKQKLTKGLIMVFGQIVFALVVFFLDYLLFESLDIIRRHSEVTTIMKGHHQLSVKVLGKGALARIMDNLFRSLKNQEHTLHHVSTNKRCLPHPTELDPWYLWLVLGIYIAQIGLYYMEAYALRLRRVIASFFYRRRAKKRTLYLYNEFMRKRVGFLTHMRKKIRRLVREKKLSIETALPTILRYKFPLLFGWLKWFGLGKKQCLICDDKENKLTHHCPGCRYVYCRQCWRDLKKACYYCNPADTSEDTQTSDKSSSSEED from the exons ATG aggaaaacaaattcaactgAAGAGGGACCATTTCAAAGGCGAAAAATGGCCGGGAAGAAAGTCAACACGTCCAAAGACAAGAAGAAGCaagacaagaaaaagaagagagGCGGCTCCTGTATCTGCAGATTCTTCACGAGCGATCCCGAGGAGTATGGATTTCTGAAGTTCTTATTTGGGTTGGTGTTTGGTGCCTTCCTCGGCCTGC tgttttacgTGGGTATGGTGGAGATAATGACGTTTCCCGATGAAGAGATGCGGTACCAGTTCGGTGGGAGCGTGGCTCTGCTGATGTCACTAGGGTACGCTTTGTCTGTGCAG GTGCGGTGTACCCTGATCCTGGTCATCCCCCTGTTCTTCGGGAAACACGGCCGGAGGATCATCAACGCGTACGCCATCACCTTCCTACTGACAG GTCCGATGGCCAACATGCTGGCAAACGCTAAGGAATCCTCCCGGTCGATCAGCTGTTCGTCCGAACTCGCCTTCGAGCAGTCCCAGACAGTCATGAAGTTCATGGCGGCTCCGCTGATGGACACCATGAAAGACCTGGAG AAGCAGGCGAAGGACCTGGACAAATACTCTTCGAAGGTGAAGGAAGAGTTCAAGCCAGTGGAGACGGAGGTAGAGGAAGAGGAGAAGGGGATGACGGCAGGGAAGAACCAAAACACCGAGACAAAATACAAGGACAAAACCAGTTCGCGCTGCAAAG AACTCATGTCATCGGCCCAGAAGAAATGTAAGGAAGCCTTGCGGAAGGTGCCTAACTGCTGGAGCATTCTCGGCTTGCCCGTGTGCTTCGATTTTGAGGCGCTAGGCACGTGCGCAGCAGTAGCTG GCACTATGTGCTCATCAGACAAAGCTGTTGACAAGGGTTTTGGGAAGAATTACGAGAGTACTGAACGCTCCAACAAAGAACTGGACAAGCACTTCGACGCCAAGATGGAGTACCAG ATCATCTCTCGGCCGAAAGATCTGAACTTGAAGACGGCTGAAGACGTCGGACTGGCTATAGATCAGGAGTTCCGTTCGAGGATGGCCGTCTTTCGTCTCATCTCATCCGCCATCAACAAGATCTTCGCCTTTCTTTTCGTCTTGACGATTCTCGC GGCACACACCTATCAGCGGAAGTTCTGCACGAAGTTTGACTTCGACAACTTATACATCACGGGGTACTTCCGACGGATAGACGCCCGCAGGAGAAAGGCT GGAAAGAGGACGCTGCTGCCCCTGAAGAAAGCGGAGGAGAATGAGATCATCTACCCCTCCAGGATGAAGCTGATGAGTCATGAAAAGCAGAAACtg ACAAAGGGCCTCATTATGGTTTTCGGACAGATCGTGTTCGCTTTGGTGGTTTTCTTCCTGGACTATCTTTTGTTCGAAAGTCTTGACATCATTCGTCGCCACAGCGAGGTCACCACTATCATGAAGG GACATCACCAACTGAGTGTAAAGGTTCTTGGTAAAGGAGCCCTGGCGAGGATCATGGATAACTTGTTCAGATCCTTGAAGAACCAGGAGCACACGCTTCACCACGTCAGCACCAACAAAC GCTGTCTGCCCCACCCGACTGAGCTGGACCCGTGGTACCTGTGGCTCGTACTCGGGATCTACATCGCGCAGATCGGGCTGTATTACATGGAGGCGTACGCACTGCGCCTGCGCAGGGTCATTGCCAGTTTCTTCTACAGAAGG AGAGCCAAGAAAAGAACGCTGTACCTCTACAACGAGTTTATGAGAAAGCGGGTAGGTTTTCTCACGCACATGCGCAAGAAGATCCGCCGCTTGGTGAGAGAGAAGAAACTGTCG ATAGAGACGGCTCTACCGACGATTCTGCGGTACAAGTTCCCGCTGTTGTTCGGTTGGCTGAAATGGTTCGGACTCGGGAAGAAACAATGTCTCATCTGTGACGACAAGGAGAACAAGTTGACACACCACTGTCCCGGATGTAGGTACGTGTACTGCAGGCAGTGCTGGCGGGATTTGAAG AAAGCGTGTTACTACTGCAATCCGGCCGACACTTCagaagacacacagacaagtgACAAGTCGTCGAGCAGTGAGGAAGACTGA